The genomic segment AAGGACGGACAGGCTCCGCCCCCCCTCGGCGTGATCGGAGCTCTCAGGACCTCGCGCGGACCGTGACATCGGCGAAAAGGGTCTCCTGCTCTATGCTGATCTTTCCCATCCGGCACATCTCGAGAAGCGCCAACAGCGTCACCACCAGCAGTTTAACGGTTTTGACCGTCCCGCACAACGTGGAGAGCGACAGCAAATCATCCCGGGCCAGCTGCTCCTCGAGCTCTCCGATGCGGGCCTGGATCTGGGACTCCTCGGGAAGGGCCTCGGGGATCCCGCTCCACTCGGAGTCCTCCGCCTCATCCCAGAACGAGCTTCCCTCCCGGCTGCGGGACCTCGTCCAACGCTCGAAAAGCCCCCACCACACCCGCGAGAGAAAGTAGAGGTCCCCGATGTCGTATTCCAGATCCTCCGGACGGGGGGCCTCCGGGGCCTCGTCCTCCTCGACGACGCGGCGGAAGTAGCGCATCTCCCGCTCCCTGCGCTCCCAGAGCCACCGCGCGGCCTCCCTGTAGGGACGGTAGCGCGCCAGCGTCTCGAGAAAGGCCTCCTCGTCGATATCGGAGTCCGGGTCCTCGCCGTCCATCCCGGCATCCGGGGCGGATTCGGGCAGGAGGGATCGGGTCTTCTCCAACAGAAGCCCCGCGGCCATGAAGAAAAACTCGGCGATCGTCTCGGCCGAGGCCGAGCGGTTCCTGGCCAGATACGCTCCGTAGATGCGGACGAGCTGGGCGACCTTGATGCGAGACGCCTGCATCTGACGGCTCTCCACCAGGTGGCACAGGAGGTCGAGCG from the uncultured Fretibacterium sp. genome contains:
- a CDS encoding ScpA family protein, whose translation is MPREVFEVSVDGFSGPLDLLCHLVESRQMQASRIKVAQLVRIYGAYLARNRSASAETIAEFFFMAAGLLLEKTRSLLPESAPDAGMDGEDPDSDIDEEAFLETLARYRPYREAARWLWERREREMRYFRRVVEEDEAPEAPRPEDLEYDIGDLYFLSRVWWGLFERWTRSRSREGSSFWDEAEDSEWSGIPEALPEESQIQARIGELEEQLARDDLLSLSTLCGTVKTVKLLVVTLLALLEMCRMGKISIEQETLFADVTVRARS